A single region of the Nicotiana sylvestris chromosome 6, ASM39365v2, whole genome shotgun sequence genome encodes:
- the LOC104241319 gene encoding disease resistance protein Roq1-like isoform X1: MTQKSSSSAHTFRWSYDVFLSFRGEDVRKTFVDHLYVALQQKGIHTFKDDENLEKGKSISPDLMRAIEESRIALIIFSRNYANSIWCLDELVKIMECKNLNGQIVFPVFYDVDPSTVRKQKSSFGEAFSSHEAHGCFKLQKWRAALEEAANLSGCDLPNTANAHEAKVIKQIVEDILAKLGGQRHAINAENLVGMESQMQKVYKMLGIGFGGVHFVGIFGMSGVGKTTLARVIYDNISSQFEGACFLHEVRDRSEKQGLARLQEILLSKILVIKDLRINNLFEGVNMHRHRLRYKKVLLVLDDVDHIDQLEVLAQKREWFGSGSRIIITTKDKHLLVKHDVEKIYKMRTLSDDESLELFKQYAFKKNHPTKKFEDLSAQVIKYTAGLPLALKVLGSFLYGRDLAEWRSEVERLKQIPEDEILRKLEPSFTGLKSIDQKIFLDIACFFTGKKKDSVTRVLESFNFSPIIGIKVLMEKSLITISEGRILMHQLIQEMGWHIVRREAFDYPRRYSRLWKSEDISHVLARNMGTEKIEGISLNLRKMLTDISHALERNLGTEKIKGIPLNLTNVKEVNVSATAFMPMTRLRFLKIKNAYVSQSPDILPSELSWLSWHGYPSKSLPISFQGERLVSLKLKNSRIIQLWKGSKVLGQLKYINLSHSHKLIRTPDFSGTPNLERLVLEECTSLVEINFSVGDLKKLVLLKLKNCINLKTLPKSIQLENLDVLILSGCSKLKVFPEIEEEMNRLSELYLEATAFSELPASVEKLSGVKVINLSSCKNLESLPNSIVRLKYLKELNVSKCSKLKSLPDDLGSLVSLEGLHCDDTPIQMIPSTISLLKNLKHLSLRQCNALGLHVRSSISRESMGLVFSNLSGLCSLTMLDIGGCSISDGGILCNLGFLPSLAELNLGGNTFTNISASSISGLTRLKVLQLVGCSRLEHFPELPRAIEEVHADECISLKSIHQLAKYPTLRRLSLSQCHQLHDTDMVDALWSNMLKGLYVLRNDLSICIPGSQIPMWFTYKNFGENVTLTLANNWYTDNLWGFAFCIVFERMEWCGLYDGYLQPSLGFPVNLKFKTYDGKEGDIRSIIGIKGGDMSIRNSEHTLLAYVPSRRFLQPYNNEVYSPNDWIEIVAYSTVQFDSKAWGTRLVYLDDIIEA; this comes from the exons ATGACGCAGAAGAGCTCTTCCTCTGCCCATACTTTTCGGTGGAGTTATGATGTTTTCTTAAGTTTTAGAGGTGAGGACGTACGCAAAACATTTGTTGACCATCTCTATGTTGCTCTACAGCAAAAGGGTATTCATACCTTCAAAGATGATGAGAATCTAGAGAAAGGCAAGTCCATTTCACCTGATCTTATGAGAGCAATTGAAGAGTCGCGCATAGCTTTGATTATATTCTCCAGAAACTATGCTAATTCGATATGGTGCTTAGATGAATTAGTGAAGATCATGGAATGCAAGAACTTGAATGGACAAATTGTGTTTCCGGTCTTCTACGATGTAGATCCATCAACAGTGAGGAAACAAAAGTCAAGCTTTGGAGAAGCATTTAGCAGTCATGAAGCCCATGGCTGTTTCAAGTTGCAAAAATGGAGGGCGGCATTGGAGGAAGCTGCTAATTTATCTGGCTGCGATTTGCCAAATACTGCTAATGC GCATGAAGCTAAAGTCATAAAGCAAATTGTGGAAGATATACTGGCTAAATTGGGTGGTCAGAGGCATGCAATCAATGCTGAAAATCTTGTTGGAATGGAGTCACAAATGCAGAAAGTGTATAAAATGCTTGGCATCGGTTTTGGAGGAGTTCACTTCGTTGGAATATTTGGAATGAGCGGAGTGGGAAAGACAACTTTAGCGAGAGTCATTTATGATAACATTTCAAGTCAATTTGAGGGTGCTTGTTTTCTTCATGAGGTTAGAGACCGTTCAGAAAAACAAGGCCTAGCGCGATTGCAAGAGATACTTCTTTCCAAGATCCTTGTCATAAAAGATCTAAGGATCAACAATTTATTTGAAGGAGTTAATATGCATAGACATAGATTACGGTACAAAAAGGTTCTTCTTGTTCTTGATGATGTTGATCACATAGATCAGTTAGAGGTTTTAGCTCAGAAGCGTGAATGGTTTGGTTCTGGAAGTAGAATCATCATAACAACTAAAGACAAACACTTGCTTGTTAAGCATGATGTGGAAAAGATATACAAAATGAGAACATTAAGTGACGATGAAAGTCTAGAACTATTTAAACAATATGCTTTCAAGAAGAACCATCCTACCAAGAAATTTGAGGATCTCTCAGCTCAAGTGATAAAGTATACTGCTGGACTCCCCTTGGCTCTGAAGGTCCTGGGCAGTTTCTTGTATGGAAGAGATTTGGCTGAATGGAGAAGTGAAGTGGAACGATTGAAACAAATCCCGGAAGATGAAATTTTGAGGAAACTCGAACCAAGTTTCACTGGACTCAAAAGTATCGATCAAAAGATATTCTTAGACATTGCGTGTTTCTTTACAGGGAAAAAGAAAGATTCAGTGACTAGAGTTCTTGAGAGTTTTAATTTTAGCCCTATTATTGGCATAAAAGTTCTTATGGAGAAATCTTTGATTACTATTTCAGAAGGTAGGATTTTAATGCACCAATTGATACAAGAAATGGGATGGCACATTGTTCGTCGAGAAGCTTTCGATTATCCAAGAAGATATAGTAGGTTATGGAAGTCTGAAGATATTTCTCATGTACTTGCAAGAAATATG GGCACAGAAAAGATCGAAGGCATATCTCTGAACTTGAGAAAGATGCTCACAGATATTTCTCATGCACTTGAAAGAAATTTG GGCACAGAGAAGATCAAAGGGATACCATTAAACTTGACCAATGTCAAAGAAGTGAATGTTAGTGCAACAGCCTTCATGCCGATGACCAGACTGAGGTTTCTCAAAATCAAGAATGCATATGTTTCTCAGAGTCCTGATATTCTTCCTAGTGAGTTGAGCTGGCTTTCTTGGCACGGATATCCTTCAAAAAGTCTTCCAATTAGCTTTCAGGGAGAACGACTCGTTAGTTTGAAGTTAAAAAATAGTCGCATCATACAACTTTGGAAAGGCTCCAAG GTTCTAGGACAACTGAAGTACATCAACCTTAGCCATTCACATAAGCTAATAAGGACTCCAGATTTTTCGGGTACCCCTAATCTTGAAAGGTTGGTTCTTGAAGAGTGCACAAGTTTGGTAGAAATCAATTTTTCTGTTGGAGATCTCAAAAAGCTAGTCTTGCTCAAGTTGAAGAACTGCATCAATTTAAAGACCCTGCCAAAGAGTATTCAATTGGAAAATCTTGACGTTCTTATTCTATCAGGCTGCTCAAAGCTAAAAGTATTCCCAGAAATAGAAGAGGAAATGAATCGTTTATCAGAACTATATTTGGAAGCGACTGCTTTTAGTGAACTACCCGCATCAGTTGAGAAACTATCAGGAGTTAAAGTGATAAATCTAAGCTCATGCAAGAATCTTGAGAGTCTTCCAAATAGTATTGTTAGGTTGAAATATCTTAAAGAACTTAATGTGTCCAAATGCTCAAAACTTAAAAGTTTACCAGATGACTTGGGTTCTTTAGTCAGTTTGGAGGGGCTCCATTGTGATGACACACCGATCCAAATGATACCCTCCACCATTTCCCTTCTAAAGAACCTTAAGCACTTATCTCTCCGTCAATGTAATGCTTTAGGTTTGCACGTAAGGAGTTCAATCTCAAGAGAATCTATGGGACTAGTTTTCTCTAATTTATCAGGTCTTTGTTCATTGACAATGCTGGATATAGGTGGCTGCAGCATTTCAGATGGAGGCATCCTATGTAATCTTGGGTTCTTACCATCTTTGGCGGAATTGAATCTTGGTGGTAACACATTTACTAATATCTCAGCTTCAAGCATCAGTGGTCTGACTCGACTAAAGGTTCTTCAATTGGTTGGCTGTAGTAGGCTTGAACATTTCCCAGAGCTTCCTCGAGCTATAGAAGAGGTGCATGCTGATGAGTGTATATCTTTGAAGAGTATCCATCAATTAGCAAAATATCCAACATTGCGCCGACTTTCACTTAGCCAATGTCATCAGCTTCATGATACTGACATGGTTGATGCATTATGGAGCAACATGCTCAAG GGACTATACGTGCTACGAAATGATCTCAGCATTTGCATCCCTGGATCGCAGATTCCTATGTGGTTTACATACAAGAACTTTGGGGAAAATGTTACACTGACTCTTGCCAATAATTGGTACACTGATAACCTCTGGGGTTTTGCTTTCTGTATTGTTTTTGAACGTATGGAATGGTGCGGTCTATATGATGGTTACCTACAACCATCACTTGGATTTCCAGTTAACCTTAAATTCAAAACATATGATGGTAAGGAAGGCGATATACGTAGCATTATTGGCATAAAAGGAGGTGATATGTCAATTCGGAACTCAGAGCACACTCTCCTTGCCTACGTACCATCTCGTCGTTTTCTGCAACCTTACAATAACGAGGTTTACAGTCCCAACGACTGGATAGAAATTGTGGCTTATTCTACAGTACAATTCGACAGCAAAGCTTGGGGAACGCGTCTTGTGTACTTGGACGATATTATTGAAGCATGA
- the LOC104241319 gene encoding disease resistance protein Roq1-like isoform X2: MTQKSSSSAHTFRWSYDVFLSFRGEDVRKTFVDHLYVALQQKGIHTFKDDENLEKGKSISPDLMRAIEESRIALIIFSRNYANSIWCLDELVKIMECKNLNGQIVFPVFYDVDPSTVRKQKSSFGEAFSSHEAHGCFKLQKWRAALEEAANLSGCDLPNTANAHEAKVIKQIVEDILAKLGGQRHAINAENLVGMESQMQKVYKMLGIGFGGVHFVGIFGMSGVGKTTLARVIYDNISSQFEGACFLHEVRDRSEKQGLARLQEILLSKILVIKDLRINNLFEGVNMHRHRLRYKKVLLVLDDVDHIDQLEVLAQKREWFGSGSRIIITTKDKHLLVKHDVEKIYKMRTLSDDESLELFKQYAFKKNHPTKKFEDLSAQVIKYTAGLPLALKVLGSFLYGRDLAEWRSEVERLKQIPEDEILRKLEPSFTGLKKGRILMHQLIQEMGWHIVRREAFDYPRRYSRLWKSEDISHVLARNMGTEKIEGISLNLRKMLTDISHALERNLGTEKIKGIPLNLTNVKEVNVSATAFMPMTRLRFLKIKNAYVSQSPDILPSELSWLSWHGYPSKSLPISFQGERLVSLKLKNSRIIQLWKGSKVLGQLKYINLSHSHKLIRTPDFSGTPNLERLVLEECTSLVEINFSVGDLKKLVLLKLKNCINLKTLPKSIQLENLDVLILSGCSKLKVFPEIEEEMNRLSELYLEATAFSELPASVEKLSGVKVINLSSCKNLESLPNSIVRLKYLKELNVSKCSKLKSLPDDLGSLVSLEGLHCDDTPIQMIPSTISLLKNLKHLSLRQCNALGLHVRSSISRESMGLVFSNLSGLCSLTMLDIGGCSISDGGILCNLGFLPSLAELNLGGNTFTNISASSISGLTRLKVLQLVGCSRLEHFPELPRAIEEVHADECISLKSIHQLAKYPTLRRLSLSQCHQLHDTDMVDALWSNMLKGLYVLRNDLSICIPGSQIPMWFTYKNFGENVTLTLANNWYTDNLWGFAFCIVFERMEWCGLYDGYLQPSLGFPVNLKFKTYDGKEGDIRSIIGIKGGDMSIRNSEHTLLAYVPSRRFLQPYNNEVYSPNDWIEIVAYSTVQFDSKAWGTRLVYLDDIIEA; encoded by the exons ATGACGCAGAAGAGCTCTTCCTCTGCCCATACTTTTCGGTGGAGTTATGATGTTTTCTTAAGTTTTAGAGGTGAGGACGTACGCAAAACATTTGTTGACCATCTCTATGTTGCTCTACAGCAAAAGGGTATTCATACCTTCAAAGATGATGAGAATCTAGAGAAAGGCAAGTCCATTTCACCTGATCTTATGAGAGCAATTGAAGAGTCGCGCATAGCTTTGATTATATTCTCCAGAAACTATGCTAATTCGATATGGTGCTTAGATGAATTAGTGAAGATCATGGAATGCAAGAACTTGAATGGACAAATTGTGTTTCCGGTCTTCTACGATGTAGATCCATCAACAGTGAGGAAACAAAAGTCAAGCTTTGGAGAAGCATTTAGCAGTCATGAAGCCCATGGCTGTTTCAAGTTGCAAAAATGGAGGGCGGCATTGGAGGAAGCTGCTAATTTATCTGGCTGCGATTTGCCAAATACTGCTAATGC GCATGAAGCTAAAGTCATAAAGCAAATTGTGGAAGATATACTGGCTAAATTGGGTGGTCAGAGGCATGCAATCAATGCTGAAAATCTTGTTGGAATGGAGTCACAAATGCAGAAAGTGTATAAAATGCTTGGCATCGGTTTTGGAGGAGTTCACTTCGTTGGAATATTTGGAATGAGCGGAGTGGGAAAGACAACTTTAGCGAGAGTCATTTATGATAACATTTCAAGTCAATTTGAGGGTGCTTGTTTTCTTCATGAGGTTAGAGACCGTTCAGAAAAACAAGGCCTAGCGCGATTGCAAGAGATACTTCTTTCCAAGATCCTTGTCATAAAAGATCTAAGGATCAACAATTTATTTGAAGGAGTTAATATGCATAGACATAGATTACGGTACAAAAAGGTTCTTCTTGTTCTTGATGATGTTGATCACATAGATCAGTTAGAGGTTTTAGCTCAGAAGCGTGAATGGTTTGGTTCTGGAAGTAGAATCATCATAACAACTAAAGACAAACACTTGCTTGTTAAGCATGATGTGGAAAAGATATACAAAATGAGAACATTAAGTGACGATGAAAGTCTAGAACTATTTAAACAATATGCTTTCAAGAAGAACCATCCTACCAAGAAATTTGAGGATCTCTCAGCTCAAGTGATAAAGTATACTGCTGGACTCCCCTTGGCTCTGAAGGTCCTGGGCAGTTTCTTGTATGGAAGAGATTTGGCTGAATGGAGAAGTGAAGTGGAACGATTGAAACAAATCCCGGAAGATGAAATTTTGAGGAAACTCGAACCAAGTTTCACTGGACTCAAAA AAGGTAGGATTTTAATGCACCAATTGATACAAGAAATGGGATGGCACATTGTTCGTCGAGAAGCTTTCGATTATCCAAGAAGATATAGTAGGTTATGGAAGTCTGAAGATATTTCTCATGTACTTGCAAGAAATATG GGCACAGAAAAGATCGAAGGCATATCTCTGAACTTGAGAAAGATGCTCACAGATATTTCTCATGCACTTGAAAGAAATTTG GGCACAGAGAAGATCAAAGGGATACCATTAAACTTGACCAATGTCAAAGAAGTGAATGTTAGTGCAACAGCCTTCATGCCGATGACCAGACTGAGGTTTCTCAAAATCAAGAATGCATATGTTTCTCAGAGTCCTGATATTCTTCCTAGTGAGTTGAGCTGGCTTTCTTGGCACGGATATCCTTCAAAAAGTCTTCCAATTAGCTTTCAGGGAGAACGACTCGTTAGTTTGAAGTTAAAAAATAGTCGCATCATACAACTTTGGAAAGGCTCCAAG GTTCTAGGACAACTGAAGTACATCAACCTTAGCCATTCACATAAGCTAATAAGGACTCCAGATTTTTCGGGTACCCCTAATCTTGAAAGGTTGGTTCTTGAAGAGTGCACAAGTTTGGTAGAAATCAATTTTTCTGTTGGAGATCTCAAAAAGCTAGTCTTGCTCAAGTTGAAGAACTGCATCAATTTAAAGACCCTGCCAAAGAGTATTCAATTGGAAAATCTTGACGTTCTTATTCTATCAGGCTGCTCAAAGCTAAAAGTATTCCCAGAAATAGAAGAGGAAATGAATCGTTTATCAGAACTATATTTGGAAGCGACTGCTTTTAGTGAACTACCCGCATCAGTTGAGAAACTATCAGGAGTTAAAGTGATAAATCTAAGCTCATGCAAGAATCTTGAGAGTCTTCCAAATAGTATTGTTAGGTTGAAATATCTTAAAGAACTTAATGTGTCCAAATGCTCAAAACTTAAAAGTTTACCAGATGACTTGGGTTCTTTAGTCAGTTTGGAGGGGCTCCATTGTGATGACACACCGATCCAAATGATACCCTCCACCATTTCCCTTCTAAAGAACCTTAAGCACTTATCTCTCCGTCAATGTAATGCTTTAGGTTTGCACGTAAGGAGTTCAATCTCAAGAGAATCTATGGGACTAGTTTTCTCTAATTTATCAGGTCTTTGTTCATTGACAATGCTGGATATAGGTGGCTGCAGCATTTCAGATGGAGGCATCCTATGTAATCTTGGGTTCTTACCATCTTTGGCGGAATTGAATCTTGGTGGTAACACATTTACTAATATCTCAGCTTCAAGCATCAGTGGTCTGACTCGACTAAAGGTTCTTCAATTGGTTGGCTGTAGTAGGCTTGAACATTTCCCAGAGCTTCCTCGAGCTATAGAAGAGGTGCATGCTGATGAGTGTATATCTTTGAAGAGTATCCATCAATTAGCAAAATATCCAACATTGCGCCGACTTTCACTTAGCCAATGTCATCAGCTTCATGATACTGACATGGTTGATGCATTATGGAGCAACATGCTCAAG GGACTATACGTGCTACGAAATGATCTCAGCATTTGCATCCCTGGATCGCAGATTCCTATGTGGTTTACATACAAGAACTTTGGGGAAAATGTTACACTGACTCTTGCCAATAATTGGTACACTGATAACCTCTGGGGTTTTGCTTTCTGTATTGTTTTTGAACGTATGGAATGGTGCGGTCTATATGATGGTTACCTACAACCATCACTTGGATTTCCAGTTAACCTTAAATTCAAAACATATGATGGTAAGGAAGGCGATATACGTAGCATTATTGGCATAAAAGGAGGTGATATGTCAATTCGGAACTCAGAGCACACTCTCCTTGCCTACGTACCATCTCGTCGTTTTCTGCAACCTTACAATAACGAGGTTTACAGTCCCAACGACTGGATAGAAATTGTGGCTTATTCTACAGTACAATTCGACAGCAAAGCTTGGGGAACGCGTCTTGTGTACTTGGACGATATTATTGAAGCATGA
- the LOC104241319 gene encoding disease resistance protein Roq1-like isoform X3, with the protein MRAIEESRIALIIFSRNYANSIWCLDELVKIMECKNLNGQIVFPVFYDVDPSTVRKQKSSFGEAFSSHEAHGCFKLQKWRAALEEAANLSGCDLPNTANAHEAKVIKQIVEDILAKLGGQRHAINAENLVGMESQMQKVYKMLGIGFGGVHFVGIFGMSGVGKTTLARVIYDNISSQFEGACFLHEVRDRSEKQGLARLQEILLSKILVIKDLRINNLFEGVNMHRHRLRYKKVLLVLDDVDHIDQLEVLAQKREWFGSGSRIIITTKDKHLLVKHDVEKIYKMRTLSDDESLELFKQYAFKKNHPTKKFEDLSAQVIKYTAGLPLALKVLGSFLYGRDLAEWRSEVERLKQIPEDEILRKLEPSFTGLKSIDQKIFLDIACFFTGKKKDSVTRVLESFNFSPIIGIKVLMEKSLITISEGRILMHQLIQEMGWHIVRREAFDYPRRYSRLWKSEDISHVLARNMGTEKIEGISLNLRKMLTDISHALERNLGTEKIKGIPLNLTNVKEVNVSATAFMPMTRLRFLKIKNAYVSQSPDILPSELSWLSWHGYPSKSLPISFQGERLVSLKLKNSRIIQLWKGSKVLGQLKYINLSHSHKLIRTPDFSGTPNLERLVLEECTSLVEINFSVGDLKKLVLLKLKNCINLKTLPKSIQLENLDVLILSGCSKLKVFPEIEEEMNRLSELYLEATAFSELPASVEKLSGVKVINLSSCKNLESLPNSIVRLKYLKELNVSKCSKLKSLPDDLGSLVSLEGLHCDDTPIQMIPSTISLLKNLKHLSLRQCNALGLHVRSSISRESMGLVFSNLSGLCSLTMLDIGGCSISDGGILCNLGFLPSLAELNLGGNTFTNISASSISGLTRLKVLQLVGCSRLEHFPELPRAIEEVHADECISLKSIHQLAKYPTLRRLSLSQCHQLHDTDMVDALWSNMLKGLYVLRNDLSICIPGSQIPMWFTYKNFGENVTLTLANNWYTDNLWGFAFCIVFERMEWCGLYDGYLQPSLGFPVNLKFKTYDGKEGDIRSIIGIKGGDMSIRNSEHTLLAYVPSRRFLQPYNNEVYSPNDWIEIVAYSTVQFDSKAWGTRLVYLDDIIEA; encoded by the exons ATGAGAGCAATTGAAGAGTCGCGCATAGCTTTGATTATATTCTCCAGAAACTATGCTAATTCGATATGGTGCTTAGATGAATTAGTGAAGATCATGGAATGCAAGAACTTGAATGGACAAATTGTGTTTCCGGTCTTCTACGATGTAGATCCATCAACAGTGAGGAAACAAAAGTCAAGCTTTGGAGAAGCATTTAGCAGTCATGAAGCCCATGGCTGTTTCAAGTTGCAAAAATGGAGGGCGGCATTGGAGGAAGCTGCTAATTTATCTGGCTGCGATTTGCCAAATACTGCTAATGC GCATGAAGCTAAAGTCATAAAGCAAATTGTGGAAGATATACTGGCTAAATTGGGTGGTCAGAGGCATGCAATCAATGCTGAAAATCTTGTTGGAATGGAGTCACAAATGCAGAAAGTGTATAAAATGCTTGGCATCGGTTTTGGAGGAGTTCACTTCGTTGGAATATTTGGAATGAGCGGAGTGGGAAAGACAACTTTAGCGAGAGTCATTTATGATAACATTTCAAGTCAATTTGAGGGTGCTTGTTTTCTTCATGAGGTTAGAGACCGTTCAGAAAAACAAGGCCTAGCGCGATTGCAAGAGATACTTCTTTCCAAGATCCTTGTCATAAAAGATCTAAGGATCAACAATTTATTTGAAGGAGTTAATATGCATAGACATAGATTACGGTACAAAAAGGTTCTTCTTGTTCTTGATGATGTTGATCACATAGATCAGTTAGAGGTTTTAGCTCAGAAGCGTGAATGGTTTGGTTCTGGAAGTAGAATCATCATAACAACTAAAGACAAACACTTGCTTGTTAAGCATGATGTGGAAAAGATATACAAAATGAGAACATTAAGTGACGATGAAAGTCTAGAACTATTTAAACAATATGCTTTCAAGAAGAACCATCCTACCAAGAAATTTGAGGATCTCTCAGCTCAAGTGATAAAGTATACTGCTGGACTCCCCTTGGCTCTGAAGGTCCTGGGCAGTTTCTTGTATGGAAGAGATTTGGCTGAATGGAGAAGTGAAGTGGAACGATTGAAACAAATCCCGGAAGATGAAATTTTGAGGAAACTCGAACCAAGTTTCACTGGACTCAAAAGTATCGATCAAAAGATATTCTTAGACATTGCGTGTTTCTTTACAGGGAAAAAGAAAGATTCAGTGACTAGAGTTCTTGAGAGTTTTAATTTTAGCCCTATTATTGGCATAAAAGTTCTTATGGAGAAATCTTTGATTACTATTTCAGAAGGTAGGATTTTAATGCACCAATTGATACAAGAAATGGGATGGCACATTGTTCGTCGAGAAGCTTTCGATTATCCAAGAAGATATAGTAGGTTATGGAAGTCTGAAGATATTTCTCATGTACTTGCAAGAAATATG GGCACAGAAAAGATCGAAGGCATATCTCTGAACTTGAGAAAGATGCTCACAGATATTTCTCATGCACTTGAAAGAAATTTG GGCACAGAGAAGATCAAAGGGATACCATTAAACTTGACCAATGTCAAAGAAGTGAATGTTAGTGCAACAGCCTTCATGCCGATGACCAGACTGAGGTTTCTCAAAATCAAGAATGCATATGTTTCTCAGAGTCCTGATATTCTTCCTAGTGAGTTGAGCTGGCTTTCTTGGCACGGATATCCTTCAAAAAGTCTTCCAATTAGCTTTCAGGGAGAACGACTCGTTAGTTTGAAGTTAAAAAATAGTCGCATCATACAACTTTGGAAAGGCTCCAAG GTTCTAGGACAACTGAAGTACATCAACCTTAGCCATTCACATAAGCTAATAAGGACTCCAGATTTTTCGGGTACCCCTAATCTTGAAAGGTTGGTTCTTGAAGAGTGCACAAGTTTGGTAGAAATCAATTTTTCTGTTGGAGATCTCAAAAAGCTAGTCTTGCTCAAGTTGAAGAACTGCATCAATTTAAAGACCCTGCCAAAGAGTATTCAATTGGAAAATCTTGACGTTCTTATTCTATCAGGCTGCTCAAAGCTAAAAGTATTCCCAGAAATAGAAGAGGAAATGAATCGTTTATCAGAACTATATTTGGAAGCGACTGCTTTTAGTGAACTACCCGCATCAGTTGAGAAACTATCAGGAGTTAAAGTGATAAATCTAAGCTCATGCAAGAATCTTGAGAGTCTTCCAAATAGTATTGTTAGGTTGAAATATCTTAAAGAACTTAATGTGTCCAAATGCTCAAAACTTAAAAGTTTACCAGATGACTTGGGTTCTTTAGTCAGTTTGGAGGGGCTCCATTGTGATGACACACCGATCCAAATGATACCCTCCACCATTTCCCTTCTAAAGAACCTTAAGCACTTATCTCTCCGTCAATGTAATGCTTTAGGTTTGCACGTAAGGAGTTCAATCTCAAGAGAATCTATGGGACTAGTTTTCTCTAATTTATCAGGTCTTTGTTCATTGACAATGCTGGATATAGGTGGCTGCAGCATTTCAGATGGAGGCATCCTATGTAATCTTGGGTTCTTACCATCTTTGGCGGAATTGAATCTTGGTGGTAACACATTTACTAATATCTCAGCTTCAAGCATCAGTGGTCTGACTCGACTAAAGGTTCTTCAATTGGTTGGCTGTAGTAGGCTTGAACATTTCCCAGAGCTTCCTCGAGCTATAGAAGAGGTGCATGCTGATGAGTGTATATCTTTGAAGAGTATCCATCAATTAGCAAAATATCCAACATTGCGCCGACTTTCACTTAGCCAATGTCATCAGCTTCATGATACTGACATGGTTGATGCATTATGGAGCAACATGCTCAAG GGACTATACGTGCTACGAAATGATCTCAGCATTTGCATCCCTGGATCGCAGATTCCTATGTGGTTTACATACAAGAACTTTGGGGAAAATGTTACACTGACTCTTGCCAATAATTGGTACACTGATAACCTCTGGGGTTTTGCTTTCTGTATTGTTTTTGAACGTATGGAATGGTGCGGTCTATATGATGGTTACCTACAACCATCACTTGGATTTCCAGTTAACCTTAAATTCAAAACATATGATGGTAAGGAAGGCGATATACGTAGCATTATTGGCATAAAAGGAGGTGATATGTCAATTCGGAACTCAGAGCACACTCTCCTTGCCTACGTACCATCTCGTCGTTTTCTGCAACCTTACAATAACGAGGTTTACAGTCCCAACGACTGGATAGAAATTGTGGCTTATTCTACAGTACAATTCGACAGCAAAGCTTGGGGAACGCGTCTTGTGTACTTGGACGATATTATTGAAGCATGA